Part of the bacterium genome, ATAAAGAGCTTGAAGACAAGATGACAAAATTTCTCGGTACGGAAGATACAATTCTGTTCCCTTCGTGTATGGATGCAAATGCAGGAGTTTTTGAGGCAATTCTCGACAAAGATGATGTTATGATTTCAGATCGTCTGGTTCATGCTTCGATTATTGACGGGATCAGGCTCTGCAGTGCGCAGCATGATACTTTCAAACACTCCAATATGGAACATCTCGAAAAGAAACTTCAGCTCCATTCCGATAAAAGATTAAAGATGGTGATTACTGACGGTGTGTTCTCAATGGACGGCGATACTGCCAAACTTGATAAGATGGCAGAGCTTTGTGAAAAATATGATGCAATGCTTTTTGTGGACGATTCCCATTCAACGGGCTTTATCGGCAAAACCGGAAGAGGCACTCATGAGAAGTACGGCGTTATGGGAAAGATTGACGTTATAACAACCACTTTTGGTAAAGCGCTCGGCGGAGCTTCAGGAGGATGCGTATCCGGACGGAAGGAACTTGTTGAGATGTGCAGGCAGAAGGC contains:
- a CDS encoding aminotransferase class I/II-fold pyridoxal phosphate-dependent enzyme, whose amino-acid sequence is KELEDKMTKFLGTEDTILFPSCMDANAGVFEAILDKDDVMISDRLVHASIIDGIRLCSAQHDTFKHSNMEHLEKKLQLHSDKRLKMVITDGVFSMDGDTAKLDKMAELCEKYDAMLFVDDSHSTGFIGKTGRGTHEKYGVMGKIDVITTTFGKALGGASGGCVSGRKELVEMCRQKARPYLFSNTIAPVVVAGVNRVLEILSESTERRDKLESNSNFWRKGLEEAGFVLKDGDTPIVPIMLFNAKLAQDVSKDLYDEGIYAIGFFFPVVAKGQARIRTQISAGHEIHHLEKALDAFIKVGKKYDILGKTKQEIIEKYGM